The genomic DNA AGTAGGTCTTCACGGTGCTGACGCAGCTACGGCGTTTGATTTTAGCACATATACCGGCTTAACTACGTTTAATGCAACAACAGGCGCGGATAATATTAAATTAGGAACATTAACTGAAAGTGCAGTCGTAAATCTTGGTTCAGGAGATGACAAGATAGAAACAGGCGCATTTACTGCAACTAAGACTCTTAAGATTGCCGGTGGTGAGGGAAATGATACGTTTGATATCAAAGCTTCTGTAATTGTTACAGTAGCAACTCCTGAATTTGTAGAAATAACAGATTTTAGCGCAGGCGATAAAATTACTTTTGGTGCTGCAATTACTTATGAAAATAAAGGTATTGGACAAGGAGATACTTTAAAAGCAGCTGCCGAAACTATATTAGGTACTTCAGATACAGCTAATACGGTGTACGGCTTTACGTACAATAACGATACTTACTTATTGTACAACGCTGCAGGTAGCACCGCTACGCTTACAACAAGCGATTTAATAGTTAAACTAAGCGGTACAACCGTTGATTTAGATAGTCTTACTACATCAACAAATGATATAGTATTTGCTTCTTAATCGTGTTTTTCAAACCAAACCTTAATAAATAGTAGATAGTTTTTTTGCTAAAAGAAGTCGGATTTTCCGACTTCTTGATATATTATTTAATTCTTTCAAATAAATCTTTTAAATTTAAAATCAATATTGCATTATAGTATTACATTATAGTTATCGTAAATTTATATGTTAAATTATATAAATTTATATAATTTAATCATGAACTATTAAATATCTAAATATAAATTTAGTAGTATAAATTTATAAATATCTATATAAAATACTTATATCTATAAATAACAAAAATAACAAATCAAATTTAAAAGAGTTTAAAAGAATTTATGAATTAAAAAATATAAAAGTAGAGTTATTAAATTTAAAACAATTAAAAGTAGTTAAATAAGCTAGTCAAATTTAAAAAGATAAATTTATGAGTTAAAGTAGTCAAATTTAAAAAAGCTAAAATAGATAAATTTAAAAACAAACTATAGAGTAGTTAAATTTAAAACAATTCAAGGAGCCTATTTAAAGGCTCCTCTAGCAAAAAACTATCTACTATTTATTAAGGTTTGGTTTGAAACAATTTACGATTAAGCTATAGCAACAGCGTGAAGTTCGCCGTCTATAAGCTGTAGATTAAAGTCGGTTCCGACCTTAACTCCGGCTAGTTTAACTACGATGTCGTTAGCATCTAGTTCATCTGCCGTGCCGCCTACTTTGTTATAAACCACGTATGTATCAGTGCCGTTTACATAAGCAAATATATCTCCATCGGCAACTGTGTTTAGTCCATCTACTGCCGTAATCTTAGCATCTGCAAATTTAGTTTTTAATTCAGTTGCAGAAGCCTCATCAACATTGCTTGTAACTACAACAAGTTTATTTTCTGCTACAAAACTATCAAATTTGATTTTATCTCCGACTGCGAAATTCTTTATAACAGATGATTGGACATTAGCATCATCATCTACCGCTGTTACTTTTGCTGCATCTTTAAATACAAAAGTATCGTTTCCATCGCCGCCGTCTATAGATATGCCTTCTCCTTTTGCAGTTGAAGCTTTATCTCCTAAGGTTATGATATCGTTTCCTTTTGTACCTTTCACATCGGCAAGAACAGAAGTAAGTGCGCTTATATCTATAATTCCTTTTGTCGTACTAAGTTCGCTTAAATCTATATGGGTTACTGATGCTACTGCGTTAGTTACGTCTAAGGTAAATTCATCTCCGCTTTGGTTGCCCAAATCCCCATCTACCTTAACCTTAGTAGTAGCAGCAAGTAGTTTAAGAGTAACTTGGTCATTTGACTCACTACCCTTTATAGTAAGAGCTTTATCACTCATATCTGTTGCACCGTTTGTAAAGTTGATCTCGGTACTATCTACATTAGTTACTTTAGTGATATCTATAGTTACTGCAGAATCGGCTCCGGTTATAGCAGTAGTATTTGTACCTAAAGTAAGCTTATCTAAGTTCCCTCCACCAAAATCACCAATTACCTTAAGAGATGCTATAGTAGTTCCTGATACTTCTACGCTATCATCACCGCTTCCGCCATTAAACGTAAGAGTATCGTTCGCAGCTGCTTGTAGTTTTGTTGTAGAAGTAGCGTAATTAGTTAAGCCACTTAAATTTACTGTTTTAAGAGCGTCTACTGCTGAAGTTTCATTTATATCTACAGTATCGTTTCCTACACCCAAATCGCCTGATAGAGTTACTGATGAAGTAGTAGCTGCGGTAGTTAATTCTATTTTATCATCGCCTAAACTACCAGTAACTTCTGCTTTGAAATTTTGAATATTACCTTTTGATGCTAAAGCTATCTTACCTTCAGTATCAGCTGAAAGCTCTGAAGCTTTATATATTATATTATCAGATGTTATTTTACCTACTGTTGTAGTACCTAATACTTTAGAAAGATCTACATTTACGCTATCTGCAGCTATATTGCCTGCTTTTACCGAAGTACTTGCGTCTCCTGCGTTTAGGGTTATCGATGATTTGGCGCTTAGGTTTCCAACTGTTATAGCACTAACACCATTTGCATTTATAGATATAGCTCCTTTATTAGCTGTTATAACGCCGGTTGTTAATCCGTTTGCATTATTTGCATTTATACTAAAATCACCTTCTAAAGCAGAAGAAGCATTAGATATAGTCACGTCTCCAGTGTTTTCTATAGATAAACTAGTAGTGGCTCCATTTAAAGAAGCTATAGTTGAAGCACCTTTTACGTTTGTAAGAGATACAGTAGTAGACGCTGCAGCTTTTAAAGCTCCTGTTTCAAATTTGCCTTCTACGCCGTTTACGCTTATACTTAGATTATCTGTTTCTGAATTAGCAGCGCCTAGTTTTGCGTCTCCGCTCATAGCGTTTAGGTTGATATTTATAGAGCCTTTAGTAACCGTATTTCCTACTTCTAGTCCGGCTTTTAGTCCGCTAGCATTTAGCGCTATGCCTTGAGTAACTTTGTCTGAACCTAAATTACCTAGTGTAACTGCTGATTTATCGTTTGCACCACTTAGAGTAACGGTGCTAACTCCTACTAATCCGGTTATAGTATCAAATGAAAATTTACCGTCTGTAGTTACGTTTAAATTTGATAATGCATCTAAGCTATTTGCATCTCCTTTTATAGTAAATCCATCTACTGATTTGTTTACAACTGCTAGATCTTTTAGTTTAGTTGCACTTAGCTTTAAGCTTTGAGCAGTTTTCTCTGCATTGATGTTTAATGACATGCTAGTAGCTGAATTTGCAGTTAGAGTAGCGCCTGTGCTTGTAATGTTTGCTAAAGCGTCTGTATTTACGGTAAGATTTGTAGCTTTAGTGGCTGTTAAGTTTCCTTTTATTTCAGCTGCTTCCGTACCTGCTTTATAATTTATAGTAGCTAAGTTTTCGCTATCTATAGTTACTGCATTTGTACCTTCAGCAGTTGATAAGAAGTTAAGTGAAGATATGTTACTATTTAATACAATTACTCCACCCGTATCTCCTTTGATATTTAGCTCGCTTACGTCTTTTGCGTTGTTCATAGCTAGAGTTAGATCTCCAGTTGCGTCTAACGTAACTTTTTCTACGTTTGCTACTGTAGGTTTTAAAGTGCCAGAGCCTTTGATAACCAACTCATCATTCCCCGCTCCGCCATCTACATTAACATTAGCTACTTTTGTGCCTACAACAAATTTATCATCTCCGCTACCGCCTTTAACGGTTTTTACATCAGCAGCTTTTAGATCGGCGCTAACTTTGCCGCTAGAAGCGCTAGCATCTAAACTATTGACTCCTGCTTTAACTTCTAATGTAATGTTTGCGTTTCCTTTTACAGATACGTCTTTTGAAGTAATATCTTTTAAGAAACTATCTTTTCCTGTAGCGTTTAAACTTAAATTTTCTATCTTATCGGCAGTTATTGCTACGCTAGCACCTTTAGCACCAACACCATTTACTTTTAAATTTTGCACATCAGCTGAACCATCAAGCACTTTATCCGCATATATAGAATCTACATTGAAATTAGCAGCTTGAAGATTTGTCAATTCAATATCCGCGATGTTTGCAAGGTTTTTAACTTCTATACCTTTTTCGCTATTTAAAGCTAAAGTTTGTACGTCTTTGATACCTTTAGCGTCGAATGTTCTTGATATAAGTCCGCTATTAAGTAATGATATCTTCTCCACACCCTTAATAACCCCACTACTATCTAAACCAGTAAAGTTACTCTTAAGATCCACTTTTAATATATCACTTCCTGCTCCACCATCAATAACATCTCCTGCATTAAGAGTATTTTCACTAGCAAGTGAGCTTACCACCCCACTAATAAGATCTCCACCCTCAGTACCAGTAATAGTATCATTCTCAGTAGTAAGAGCTATCTTATTTAAACCAGCCTCATCTATACTCTCTTTTAACCCATCAACCTCACCCTTAGCACTCTCAACACTACTACTATTACTAGTAACATTATTAATTATATCAACAGTCTTTTGTATTAAAGCATTTTGTTGATCAGGAGTAAGACCATCAAGTGGAAGTTTAGCTATAGTATCAGCAACATAATTACTAACAATTACCTTATTATTAAATAGATCTTGATTAGCCCCAGCATTACTAGGATCTTTAGCAGCATTCACGAAGTGTCCTACTAAATCAGCCTTACTTACTGTACCATTATCTAAAAGATCAACCCAATACTTAAGACCAGCTTTTTGCTCATCACTAACAAACTCAGTTAAATTAACAGCATTCTTAAATAAATGCTTTACAAACGACTCATTATTATTTAAAGTCTCGCCAAGAAAACTCTTAGTAATATCTAAATTAAGTATAGCATTAGATGTCTCAATCATACCCCATCCATTAGCACTACTCTCATTTACCCAATAAGTATTACCTTCACCCTCTGTAGGTCTTCCAAAAAGAACTATAAATAGCTCTGAAACTTCTGATTTTGAAATCATACGAACTCCTTAATAAAATAAAATAAAATCCAGACAAACAAACACTAACTAGTCTTATACTTTATTATTATACTTACAAGGTATCAAAGAGTATTTGGTTAAAGCAGGAGAATGATTAAAAGATTAAACAGTATAGAAATTTAAGTAGAAATGTATTATAATATTAAAGTAAATTTAAATGATTTCTAAATTAGCTTAAAGGAAAAAAATGTCATTAAAAGCAGTAACTATAGCTATCTTAGATATTTTATTATCTAAAAAACAATACTTAAGCTTAAAAGAAATATCCCTTTCTTTAACTAAATTTAATATCACGGATCGACAAATTTTGAATGAGATAACTGCGCTTATGAAAACAAACAGATTGGTTAAAGACGGTATCAGACAAAATTCTCTTTACGCCGCTTCTACGCCTCAAAAAGCACATCAAAATAGCCGTTTCATATATGTATTTAAAAACCGGATTCTAGCAGGAATGTTGTTTGAGATACCAGATGGATTTTTGTTTTACTACACAAACGATTATTTAGTTAGCGGTTTAGAAGCCGTTCCTACCATGCCGCTTAGCATTCAGCCGTTCTCATTTAATACAATTCCGCCGTTTTTTGATCAAAATATTCCGGAAGGCATAAATTTAGAAATCCTAAAATTCCAGCTAAACTCATCAGACGCTCTCCACATATTAGCCAGTTTGAGCGATCCTATCGGCGATATCAGTTTTTCATTTTCGCCAAAAACAGCTCAGAGTCAGATATCAAACCCAAGCTATTTATCAAATTTAGAAAAAATTTTATCAGATAACCCAAAAATCAATATTTTAAAAGATTTTTATGTAGATATTCCAAATGAGATATTATTTCCGGAAAATTATGATTTAAGTAAATTAGAGCTAGCTCAAAATGACGGTATATCGGGATTTCAGTACAAAAAATTAGTAAATATCGATTTTGAACGAAAGATAATCCATCAAGACGCTGCTTCAAACTATATTTTAAAACCATATTCGAAAATCAGATCAAATCCAACCAGTCAAAGTTATTTTCCGCACATCGCGATAAATGAGCATCTTCATTTGAGTTTTGCTAAAAATACGTTGAAAATCAGAGTTCCGTGGAGTGCTGTAGTGGCAGGAGATGACGAGTATCACTACGTAATTAAAAGATTTGATAAACTAGAAAATCATCATTATAACGTCGTCGAGTTTGCCTCGTATCTAGGACTTACTAGTATAAATAAATATGACACAACCAGCGAAAAGCTTTTTAAGCGCATAAGCAAAGAGCTACTATCAGATACTGAAAAGAAGGAGCTTTTGAAGATATATGTTTATAGCGTTATCATAAAATACGAAGATCTGCATGCGAAAAATCTTTCTCTTATAACAAGCGGAGATATAGTGCTGATGGCGCCTATGTATGACGTGATGAGCACGGGATTTTATAGTACGGCAAAAGGATTTGAGAGCTATTTACCTATAAACGGTAAGCGTCAAAACATTAGGCTAAACGATTTTAAGCCGCTTTGTAAAATTTTAAACGTTGATTTCAAAGAGTTCAAGCAGATCGCTTTTAGTATAGCTAATAGCTATAAAGATGAGTTTAGTTCATATATAGATCTTATAAAACCTTTAAATTTAAAGTTTTATAAACAAAAATTGGTGAAAAGAGTCGGAGACGAGAGTTTTCTTGTTCCAAGTGACAAATATGAAAATTTATCAACCTTATTAGAACAATTTCACACAAAAAGAGTTGAAGAGCTGAAATTTTTAGGATGGATACAATAGACAAATTTCGATCAAAACATCAAAAAACAGATATGTTGAATTTAAAATACAACTCAAATAAATTTAAAAATATTCAAGGAGCTAGTTCTCCTAGCTCCTCTTAGCAAAAAACTATCTACTATTTATTAAGGTTTGGTCTAAAATATACTTTGTCTCTATAACACCTTATTTTAAGACGATCCGTCTGACGAGATTTCAAATAAATACGCCTAAGCTAAGATAAATTTAGACAAATTAAAAGCCTTAAAAATTAAGGCTTTTTTATCAAGCAATTACTATTGCTTAAATTACGCTTCCATCATCAACTACAACATTATCTCCGCTAAGTTTAAGATCTAGCGTACCTGAAAGTTTGATAATTGTATCAGTAGCTTTAGTGAAAGTAGCTCCAGCTGTTCCATCAACTACTACATAAGTATATCCATTATGGTGGAAGTAGCTTACAGCAGAGTTTGTTGATCCGTCTCCTGCTACTGCTTTATTGATATAATCATCTAAATTAGCATCGCTATTCATTGTAATTTTATTAAATGTGAAAGTACCATTTTTGGCATCAGTTATATCTATCTTATCGCCAGCATTAAAGTTATTAACGGTTGTAATATCTGTTTTCTCAGCACCTTTTTTAAGAGTTATAGTATCGTCTCCGCCAGCAACTAAATCTACAACGATATTTCCGCCTTTAACAGTTATACTATCAGCTCCAGAGCCACCTTTTATAGTAGCATTAGCTCCTAATGTTATAGCACTTGCATCAAATGTAAGACCAGCTTTAAGAGCACTTGCATCTATCATAGAAACTTTACTATAGTCAGTTCCAGCAGTGCCGGCATGACCTAAAGTAATTTTCGCATCCCCATCTATAATGATAGAAGTTACATCTGTCAATTTAGCATTTACGGTATTTGCTGTATTTTCAGGGCTTGTAGCTTTAACTAACGAAGTGATATTAAGAGTTTCTATACCCGTATCAATTACAAGAGCTTTATCGGTTGCTTCTGTGCCTAAAGCTATACTAGCATCTTTAGCGGCAGCATCTAATACTATTTTTACAACATCATTAGCGCCTGTTACATCATTTAGTTTCACTGTAATAAGCTTAACTGAGCCTGCATCTGCCGCAGTAAAATTAATTACTTGGTCTTTATTTATAGTTAAAGTCGTATCGGCAGCCTCTTTAGTAGTTATGATGATATTTTTAAACGCAGAAGAGCTAAGGTCAGCCGTAGCCACCGCGTCGCTAATAGCAACATTCTCTATGTTTTTGATCATAGTGAAATTTGCACTAGTCAAAGCAGCTGATTTCATAGCTATAGTATCATTACCCGCGCCGCCATCGATTACTGAACCTTCAGTTAAAGTTGTGCCTACAAACTCTATTTTATCATCGCCTGTACCTGTTTTTACGCTAAATTTGCCACTTTGAGCATCTTTGCCGAAGCTAACATCTGCAGCGCCATTGAACGCAGTAGTGTCTATATTAACTAGAGTTTCTACTTCAGCACCTTTGATAACCAAAGTTTTTCCACTACCACTAGCAGTGACTGACGTAGTTTTTGCAGTTCCGCTATCAAATTCAAGACTATTGTCTGTGGCATTAGCTTTAAGAGTCACAGTTTGATCCGTAGCAGCAGTTGTGTTTAATTTAACCTTAGCAGCAGCTCCGCTTAAATGTACAGTAACGTCTTTTGCTGCTGTAGAGATGTTGTGTCCGTTAACGCTTGAATTTATTAAATTTAGTGTGCTTGCAGATTTTATATCTATTGCAGCAGTTAAAGCAGCATTGTCAAGAGTAACTGTTGCAAGTTTATCCATGTTACCAGCTAGCGTTACGTTAGTTGCATGTTTAACTGTCAAATTCTCTACAGCCGTAGCTGAAGTTACAGCTGCAACTCCTGTTGCGTCTATTGTTATATTTTTTGCTGCATTTGCGGATGTTATTGTAGCGTTTTTAGCTGCTCCGCTTGTTTTTAAATTCACACTAGTAGCAGCGTTTGCACTGGTTAATGTGATAGTGTCGTTTGTAGCAGTTAAATTTACGCTTGTTGCCGAATCGGCCGTAAGGGCAGTGATTTTACCGGCGACAACATCGACTTTGCCTGTTCCGGCTGCGGTGAAAGCAGTTATCGTTCCTGTTGTTTCTACATTTACGCTTTTAGATGCGTCGGTAGCAAAGCTAGCTATATCGCCAAGTACGTTAAATCCTACTTTTTCATAACCGTTGAAAACGAAATCGCCACTTGTTTCTAGATCTGAAATTATATTGATATTTTCTACGTTTGTAACGCCTTTTACTGATTTATCAATTTCAGTTTGATCAAGTTTAGTAGCGGCAGCCGCGTTGTTATTTGCAGTAAATATCGCATTCAACGTATCTCTCCCTGCTCCACCATCTATCTTATCAAATGCACTAAGAGTACTCTTATTAGTACCATTACCTACATATGTTGTCCCATTAAAAGTATCGTCTAAATCAGTACCCTTTAAATTATCATTACCCTCTGTAAGATCATAAGTACTACCCGGATTAGGTAGCTCACTCTTCAAAGCATCAACCTCACCCTTAGCACTCTCAACACTACTACTATTACTAGTAACATTATTAATTATATCAACAGTCTTTTGTATTAAAGCATTTTGTTGATCAGGAGTAAGACCATCAAGTGGAAGTTTAGCTATAGTATCAGCAACATAATTACTAACAATTACCTTATTATTAAATAGATCTTGATTAGCCCCAGCATTACTAGGATCTTTAGCAGCATTCACGAAGTGTCCTACTAAATCAGCCTTACTTACTGTACCATTATCTAAAAGATCAACCCAATACTTAAGACCAGCTTTTTGCTCATCACTAACAAACTCAGTTAAATTAACAGCATTCTTAAATAAATGCTTTACAAACGACTCATTATTATTTAAAGTCTCGCCAAGAAAACTCTTAGTAATATCTAAATTAAGTATAGCATTAGATGTCTCAATCATACCCCATCCATTAGCACTACTCTCATTTACCCAATAAGTATTACCTTCACCCTCTGTAGGTCTTCCAAAAAGAACTATAAATAGCTCTGAAACTTCTGATTTTGAAATCATACGAACTCCTTAATAAAATAAAATAAAATCCAGACAAACAAACACTAACTAGTCTTATACTTTATTATTATACTTACAAGGTATCAAAGAGTATTTGGTTAAATAAGGTATTATTTTAAATTATAATGGTGGAATGAAAAAGAGGAGTATTAATATAATTAGATGATTAAAAGAATTATATAAAAGGATAAATGGGTTAAATAAATTGATAAATTAATCATTGATAAAACAAATTGATAAATATATAAGACGATAAACATTAAAAGAGATTATTAAGAGATTGTTTTGAATTTAAACTATAAAGCCAAATTTGTTGTTTCGTTAAATTCGCTGAAAAACTCATAAAACGGCATAATTTTTAGCTTTTTCTCATTGGATTTCTCTCTCGTCTCGCTATTTTCATCGCCGCCCGAAAAATCCCGATGCTTATAATTATCCAAATTTAGCCCCAAATCACGCAGATTGAACTGCGATAATTCAGTTTCCCATCTATCATCAAATGTTATCAGATATTTTTCATTCACGCCAAAGGGAAGTTTATTTAAACCAGCTATCTCTCTTTTTATATTTTTTTCATTTAGCTCATAGCAGACTTGTAACGCTATGCTTTTGTCATTTTTTCTTGCGATAAAATCGCATTCACTGTCATTAGTTTTGTAAAAAAATAGCTCAAAACCTAGTTTTTTCAACTCACAAAATACTAAATTTTCTAAAGCTCGTCCTTTGTTATCGCTAAAACTAAATGCTAAACTCAGAAAGCCGTTATCACACAAATATAACTTTTTCTTATTATTCATCTGCTCTTTGAGTGAGTACGAAAACATCTTTAGTTCGTCACAAAGATAGCACTCTTGCAAATACCCTATATACTCTTGAACGCTTTTTGGATTGAGTTTTACTGCATTTGAAAGCGAATTATACGAATACAAAGCTCCAAAATTAGTAAGCGAATAAAATCCAAGTTCTCTAAATCCAGCTATATCTCTTATCTGATTATTTGCCACGCAATCTTTAAGTAAAATAGCATCATAATAACTACTTATAATATCGCGTTTAAATTCACTGTTGCTCTCATACACTTCGACAAATGATCCGAATTTCGCCATATCTTGTACTAAATTTAAAACATGATTTTTTTCTTTTATAAGCTCGAAATAGTCGTTTATATTATTAATTTTTAAAATTTCTTTAAAACTAAGCGGATAAATTTGCGTGCTTAAGT from Campylobacter fetus subsp. fetus includes the following:
- a CDS encoding beta strand repeat-containing protein; protein product: MISKSEVSELFIVLFGRPTEGEGNTYWVNESSANGWGMIETSNAILNLDITKSFLGETLNNNESFVKHLFKNAVNLTEFVSDEQKAGLKYWVDLLDNGTVSKADLVGHFVNAAKDPSNAGANQDLFNNKVIVSNYVADTIAKLPLDGLTPDQQNALIQKTVDIINNVTSNSSSVESAKGEVDGLKESIDEAGLNKIALTTENDTITGTEGGDLISGVVSSLASENTLNAGDVIDGGAGSDILKVDLKSNFTGLDSSGVIKGVEKISLLNSGLISRTFDAKGIKDVQTLALNSEKGIEVKNLANIADIELTNLQAANFNVDSIYADKVLDGSADVQNLKVNGVGAKGASVAITADKIENLSLNATGKDSFLKDITSKDVSVKGNANITLEVKAGVNSLDASASSGKVSADLKAADVKTVKGGSGDDKFVVGTKVANVNVDGGAGNDELVIKGSGTLKPTVANVEKVTLDATGDLTLAMNNAKDVSELNIKGDTGGVIVLNSNISSLNFLSTAEGTNAVTIDSENLATINYKAGTEAAEIKGNLTATKATNLTVNTDALANITSTGATLTANSATSMSLNINAEKTAQSLKLSATKLKDLAVVNKSVDGFTIKGDANSLDALSNLNVTTDGKFSFDTITGLVGVSTVTLSGANDKSAVTLGNLGSDKVTQGIALNASGLKAGLEVGNTVTKGSININLNAMSGDAKLGAANSETDNLSISVNGVEGKFETGALKAAASTTVSLTNVKGASTIASLNGATTSLSIENTGDVTISNASSALEGDFSINANNANGLTTGVITANKGAISINANGVSAITVGNLSAKSSITLNAGDASTSVKAGNIAADSVNVDLSKVLGTTTVGKITSDNIIYKASELSADTEGKIALASKGNIQNFKAEVTGSLGDDKIELTTAATTSSVTLSGDLGVGNDTVDINETSAVDALKTVNLSGLTNYATSTTKLQAAANDTLTFNGGSGDDSVEVSGTTIASLKVIGDFGGGNLDKLTLGTNTTAITGADSAVTIDITKVTNVDSTEINFTNGATDMSDKALTIKGSESNDQVTLKLLAATTKVKVDGDLGNQSGDEFTLDVTNAVASVTHIDLSELSTTKGIIDISALTSVLADVKGTKGNDIITLGDKASTAKGEGISIDGGDGNDTFVFKDAAKVTAVDDDANVQSSVIKNFAVGDKIKFDSFVAENKLVVVTSNVDEASATELKTKFADAKITAVDGLNTVADGDIFAYVNGTDTYVVYNKVGGTADELDANDIVVKLAGVKVGTDFNLQLIDGELHAVAIA
- a CDS encoding type II toxin-antitoxin system HipA family toxin translates to MSLKAVTIAILDILLSKKQYLSLKEISLSLTKFNITDRQILNEITALMKTNRLVKDGIRQNSLYAASTPQKAHQNSRFIYVFKNRILAGMLFEIPDGFLFYYTNDYLVSGLEAVPTMPLSIQPFSFNTIPPFFDQNIPEGINLEILKFQLNSSDALHILASLSDPIGDISFSFSPKTAQSQISNPSYLSNLEKILSDNPKINILKDFYVDIPNEILFPENYDLSKLELAQNDGISGFQYKKLVNIDFERKIIHQDAASNYILKPYSKIRSNPTSQSYFPHIAINEHLHLSFAKNTLKIRVPWSAVVAGDDEYHYVIKRFDKLENHHYNVVEFASYLGLTSINKYDTTSEKLFKRISKELLSDTEKKELLKIYVYSVIIKYEDLHAKNLSLITSGDIVLMAPMYDVMSTGFYSTAKGFESYLPINGKRQNIRLNDFKPLCKILNVDFKEFKQIAFSIANSYKDEFSSYIDLIKPLNLKFYKQKLVKRVGDESFLVPSDKYENLSTLLEQFHTKRVEELKFLGWIQ
- a CDS encoding S-layer protein, coding for MISKSEVSELFIVLFGRPTEGEGNTYWVNESSANGWGMIETSNAILNLDITKSFLGETLNNNESFVKHLFKNAVNLTEFVSDEQKAGLKYWVDLLDNGTVSKADLVGHFVNAAKDPSNAGANQDLFNNKVIVSNYVADTIAKLPLDGLTPDQQNALIQKTVDIINNVTSNSSSVESAKGEVDALKSELPNPGSTYDLTEGNDNLKGTDLDDTFNGTTYVGNGTNKSTLSAFDKIDGGAGRDTLNAIFTANNNAAAATKLDQTEIDKSVKGVTNVENINIISDLETSGDFVFNGYEKVGFNVLGDIASFATDASKSVNVETTGTITAFTAAGTGKVDVVAGKITALTADSATSVNLTATNDTITLTSANAATSVNLKTSGAAKNATITSANAAKNITIDATGVAAVTSATAVENLTVKHATNVTLAGNMDKLATVTLDNAALTAAIDIKSASTLNLINSSVNGHNISTAAKDVTVHLSGAAAKVKLNTTAATDQTVTLKANATDNSLEFDSGTAKTTSVTASGSGKTLVIKGAEVETLVNIDTTAFNGAADVSFGKDAQSGKFSVKTGTGDDKIEFVGTTLTEGSVIDGGAGNDTIAMKSAALTSANFTMIKNIENVAISDAVATADLSSSAFKNIIITTKEAADTTLTINKDQVINFTAADAGSVKLITVKLNDVTGANDVVKIVLDAAAKDASIALGTEATDKALVIDTGIETLNITSLVKATSPENTANTVNAKLTDVTSIIIDGDAKITLGHAGTAGTDYSKVSMIDASALKAGLTFDASAITLGANATIKGGSGADSITVKGGNIVVDLVAGGDDTITLKKGAEKTDITTVNNFNAGDKIDITDAKNGTFTFNKITMNSDANLDDYINKAVAGDGSTNSAVSYFHHNGYTYVVVDGTAGATFTKATDTIIKLSGTLDLKLSGDNVVVDDGSVI
- a CDS encoding ATP-binding protein, which translates into the protein MQNIIINQNKHWSEPYKNLYDRQVMPKLINSLKLRHIMVLQGIRRSGKSTVFKLLINHLSKSVDSKEILYINLDDPFFSTKSKDARVINDIVSLSQRLTNKRVKYLFLDEISAVNNWEKYVKSAYDSELFDKIFITGSNSALLNTQYATLLSGRYLSTQIYPLSFKEILKINNINDYFELIKEKNHVLNLVQDMAKFGSFVEVYESNSEFKRDIISSYYDAILLKDCVANNQIRDIAGFRELGFYSLTNFGALYSYNSLSNAVKLNPKSVQEYIGYLQECYLCDELKMFSYSLKEQMNNKKKLYLCDNGFLSLAFSFSDNKGRALENLVFCELKKLGFELFFYKTNDSECDFIARKNDKSIALQVCYELNEKNIKREIAGLNKLPFGVNEKYLITFDDRWETELSQFNLRDLGLNLDNYKHRDFSGGDENSETREKSNEKKLKIMPFYEFFSEFNETTNLAL